A genomic window from Anthocerotibacter panamensis C109 includes:
- a CDS encoding c-type cytochrome — MKVSRSVLLITVVLLLGGAVAIALTVNAPHPDPYVASVMTLQGDGAQGRIIFENNCSGCHGLDAKGEVGPSLMKVSQRRSDTQLITQVVSGKTPPMPSFQLEPQQMADLLEYLKKL; from the coding sequence GTGAAGGTTTCGCGGTCGGTGCTATTGATCACGGTAGTCCTCCTCTTGGGAGGAGCAGTGGCGATTGCCCTGACGGTGAATGCTCCACATCCAGACCCCTATGTGGCTTCCGTGATGACCTTACAAGGGGATGGCGCACAGGGCAGGATAATTTTTGAGAACAACTGCTCTGGCTGCCATGGGCTAGACGCCAAGGGCGAGGTGGGTCCCAGTCTTATGAAAGTGTCCCAACGGCGCTCTGATACACAACTCATCACCCAAGTGGTCAGCGGCAAGACGCCGCCTATGCCTAGTTTCCAGCTTGAGCCGCAGCAGATGGCTGACCTCCTCGAATACCTTAAAAAGCTCTAA